Proteins co-encoded in one Leptospira dzoumogneensis genomic window:
- a CDS encoding YARHG domain-containing protein, whose translation MIRLFISIVAFISTISCSQENEKFDSIFKLILSDKVISESDLSSYTKSSDLRIIRNSIFAKHGYIFKSDELKDFFAKKSWYKVRFHNVDNLLSQNDKRNIELISYKESNSEIQEFIAVDADVKPSQKDEMYFGFWHDSPVVASGWGDTLSLFPNGKIITRFNTMDCAKRVMAYAGSWVIEKNILIIRYSLKQHIEGGEFETASGSCGSDKELVNGQVKVLKLSPSMKVEYKVSSVSIDNNDYSLQGLPVISVEDARYWKLNDNPNYY comes from the coding sequence ATGATTAGATTATTTATTAGTATAGTTGCTTTCATATCGACGATTAGTTGTTCTCAAGAAAATGAAAAATTTGACTCAATTTTCAAATTGATCCTGTCTGATAAAGTAATTTCAGAAAGTGACTTATCGAGCTACACGAAATCTTCTGATCTTCGAATAATTAGAAATTCAATTTTTGCAAAACATGGCTATATATTTAAGTCTGATGAACTCAAAGATTTTTTTGCAAAGAAATCGTGGTATAAAGTTAGATTTCATAATGTGGATAACTTGCTATCTCAAAACGATAAGAGAAACATAGAGTTAATTTCCTATAAAGAATCAAATTCGGAGATTCAAGAATTTATAGCAGTTGATGCTGACGTTAAACCTTCCCAAAAAGATGAAATGTACTTCGGATTTTGGCATGACTCTCCTGTTGTCGCTTCGGGTTGGGGCGATACGCTATCGTTGTTTCCAAATGGAAAGATAATTACTAGATTTAATACGATGGATTGTGCAAAACGAGTGATGGCATATGCCGGGTCGTGGGTAATCGAAAAAAATATTCTTATCATAAGGTATTCTCTCAAACAACATATTGAAGGCGGAGAATTCGAAACTGCTTCTGGCTCTTGCGGTTCTGATAAAGAGTTGGTCAATGGACAAGTTAAAGTATTAAAATTAAGTCCTAGCATGAAAGTTGAATATAAAGTATCTAGTGTGTCAATTGATAATAATGATTATTCCCTTCAGGGTTTGCCGGTCATTTCTGTTGAAGATGCGAGATATTGGAAATTGAATGACAATCCGAATTATTACTAA